The DNA region TTCACAATTTCGATCACAATTGGAAACATTGAAGTTGGGCTAGCATTGTGTGACTTAGGTGCGAGTATTAATCTGATGCCCACTTCTGTGTTCCGAACGTTGGGCTTGGGAGATCCTAGGCCAACCACTATTACTCTGCAGTTGGCCGATCGATCTCTCGCTTATCCTGATGGCATTATTGAGGATGTTCTTGTGAAGGTCGGCCCGTTTATTCTGCCGGTTGATTTTGTGATACTTGATTATGAGGCAGATAAAAGTGTTCCTCTCATCATGGGGAGAGGATTCTTGGCTACTGTTGATGCTGTAATCCGAGTGAAGGATGGGAAGATGTCCATGACAGTTAATGGACAAGAGGCAACTTTTGATGTGTTTAAAGCTACCAAGCTTCCAGCCCATTATGAGGAGTTGAAGATGATTTCCGTGGTGGAACCCGAGCTCACTAGTGCCGAGTTAGATCATTTTCTGGTTTCGCGAGATCCGTTGGAGACAGCTTTAGTGTGTGGGGAAGATCTGAAAATTGACGCAGAAGTGGAAGAGTGTCTTAGTATTCTTGACACTTCATGTGCTTATCTACGAGCACGTACACCAGTTGAGGAGCTAGAGAGACCGGAGTCATGGAAGAAGCCGAAACCATCTATTGAGGAGGCTCCGGTTCTTGAATTGAAACCATTACCGTCTCATCTCCGCTTATGCTTTCTTGGGTAGTGGAGACACATTGCCCGTAATCCTCTCTCTTATTTGAATGATGTACGGGTTGAACGTGTGTTGCGAGTACTCGAGAGATCGAGTCCGAGCAATTGGGTGGTCGCTAGGCGATATTCGGGGTATTAGTAGTTCATTCTGCATgcacaaaatattattggaggaAGACAGCAAACCTAGCATTGAGGGCCAGAGGCGATTGAACCCGGTCATGAAGGAGGTGGTGAAGAAAGAGGTAATCAAGTGGCTTGACAGCTgcattatttatcccatctcgACAAAGAATTGGGTGAGTCTGTACAATGTGTCCCGAAGAAAGGAGGATGGTGGAAAAGCATATTGGTGCCTCGGATCGTTACGGATTGGAGGATATGTATTGATTATCGCAAGCCGAACAACGCCACCGAAAAGATCACTTTCCTTGCCCTTCATGGATCGGATGCTCGACGGGTTGTGCCGGGCATGACTATTATTGCTTTTTGGATGGTTACTCGGGCTACAACCGGATCATGATTGCACACGAGGATCGGAGAAGACCACATTCACATGTCCATATGGCACGTTTGCATTCCAGAGGATGCCCTTCGGTTTGTGCAATGCTCCAGGTACTTTCCAGCGATGCATGATGGCTATTTTCACCGATATGGTGGAAAATTATGTGGAGGTATTTATGGATGACTTCTCTGTTTTTGGAGATTCTTTCGATGACTGCTTGAATCATCTTGACGCTGTGCTAGCTCGTTGTGAAGAAACGAACTTGGTCCTCAATTGGGAAAAATGCCATTTCATGGTACGAGAAGGAATCGTTCTTGGGCACAAGATATCGAGCAAAGGAATAGAGGTTGATAAGGCGAAGATTGAGGCACCACCCGTTTCAGTCCGGGGAGTGCGCAGTTTTCTTGGGCATGCAGGATTCTATCGACGGTTCATCAAAGACTTCTCTAAAGTTGCTAATCCAATGTGCAAGCTTTTAGAGAAAGATGTGAAGTTTGTGTTTAATGAAGCTCGTCCGACGGCTTTTGAGGAGCCGAAACGCGGCTGGTATCGCTCCTATTATAGTTGCACCCGATTGGTCTCGCCATTCATCCTAATGTGTGATGCAAGTGACTTTCTTTGTGGGCGCTGTCCTTGGTCAGAAAAGGGAAAAGATCTTTCACCCTATTTACTATGCCAGCAAGACACTTGATGCAGCCCAGATGAACTATACTGTCACCGAGAAGGAGTTATTGGCGGTTGTCTACGCTTTTGACAAATTCCGATCATATCTGGTGGGCACAAAGGCGATTGTCTACACTGATCACACGGCGGTGCGTTACTTGTTTGCAAAGAAGGATGCAAAGCCAAGGCTCATTCGTTGGGTCTTGCTTCAAGAGTTTGACATCGAGATTCTTGATCGAAAGGGCACGGAAAATCGTGGAGATCACTTATCAAGGTTAGAAGATCGGGAACATGTGGATGAAGCAGTAGGGATTAATGAAACTTTTCCGGACGAACAGCTTTTCGCTCTTAAATCAGTTGAGGTGCCATGGTATGCAGACATGGTGAACTTTATAGTGAGTGACATTTACCCCCCTGGTGCTAATCACGAGAAGAAGAAGCGGATTGCATGACGGCCGTTTCTATGTGTGGGATGAGCCCTATCTTTACCGGGTTGGCACGGATCGGCTAATCGAAGATGTGTTCCGGAAGGACGAGGTCTCGCCGATTCTCGAGAAGTGTCATTCATCACCCTATGGAGGACATCATGCGGGGGACGAGCAGTGCCGCCAAGGTACTTCGGTCCGGATTTTCTTGCCAACTTTGTTCAAAGATGCTCATGAATTTGTTCGAGCATGTGATAGCGCCAGAGAACCGGAATATCTCCCAAGCGTCATgaaatgcctttgaagggcatctTGGAAATCGAGTTGTTTGATGTGTGGGGTATTGACTTCATGGGCCCCTTCATACCATCCAAGGGAAATAAATACATCTTGGTGGCTGTCGACTATGTTTCGAAGTGGGTGGAGGCCATCGCACTTCCCACCAATGATGCTAGTGTGGTGGCgcgatttttgaaaaagaacatttttACGAGGTTTGGAACCCCGCGGGCCATCATCAGTGATCAAGGTACGCACTTCTGCAATCGGCTCTTTGATAAATTGTTGCTCAAGTATGGGGTGAAGCATAAGATAGCAACTGCctatcatcctcagacaagtggTCAAGTGGAAGTATCAAACAGGAAATCAAGAGGATTTTGGAGAAGGCCGTGAGTGTAAGTAGAAAAGATTGGTCATTGAAGCTTGATGACGCTCTATGGGCATACGGAACTGGCCTTACAAAACTCCGATCGGTACATCTCCTTATAAGCTCGTTTTTGGTAAAGCCCGTCATCTACCGGCCGAGCTTGAGCATAGAGCATATTGGGCGATCAAGAAAAGTCGAATCTCGACATGGCTCAAGCTGGAGAGAAGAGACTGTTGCAGCTGCACGAATTGGAGGAATTTCGCTATCATGCTTATGAAAACGCGAAAATGTATAAGGAGCGCACCAAAAGAATTCATGACAGGCGCATCCAATCTCGTGACTTTGAGCCCGGGCAGTTAGTATTGCTGTATAACTCCAGGCTGAAGATTTTCGGTGGAAAGCTAAAGAGCAAATGGTCCGGACCATTCGAGGTAGTTCGAGTGACTGCACATGGTGCTGTTGAGCTTAGAAGACCCCACTCGGATGACACATTCTTGGTGAACGGACAGAGAGTGAAGCATTACTATGGTGAGGCCACTGACCGCGCCAAAACCACCGTCGATCTAAAAGAGGCTTGAGGGGAACCTgtgtcgtgccgcgacgttaaatcaggCGCTACTCGGGAGGCAACCCgtgtgtaaaaaataaataaatatatatatatatatatatatatataataaaaaaaaaaagtaaaaaagagagGGGCGTCGTGCCACGACCTTAAATAAGGCGcttgttgggaggcaacccaaccTTTTGTACATATAAGTCACTTTTGTTCATGTTGCAGGAATTGGgcgaaaaatgaagaaaacagACAAGGTGCCCAGTGATTTACGCGATCCacccgcgatgcggaaggatcgCCTGAACTTCTGAAGCATTACGCGATCCacccgcgatgcggaaggatcgCCTGAACATCTGCAGGTTTGCGCGATCcatccgcgatgcggaaggatcgCGCGGGTCACCCGGTTTGTAATTTCCGTGCTTAATATAGGGTATACACGACACCCCCCCCCCTCATTTCATCCGACTGAAAACCCCCAACCCTTCCCCTTCCTTTCATCTACGAAAATATCCCCATCCCCCTTCCCTCTCTAACTCaaacaacttcaagttgtaatCCATCCCACATCAATACAACAAGGTAAGTGTTCCTCTTCcctatttttctctctccttGTCATTGTGTTGGTATGTGTAGAGTAGGGATGTTGGGTATGGGCGAATTGAGGGCGGGGATTGGTATTGCTTGTGTCTTAGGTGTGAATGTGGCTAGAATGTGACTCCCATTGCATAAGGGAGGGTTCTTCAACCCCCCCATTGTTGCTCACAGTAAGTGACAAAATTCACGCCCACAATGTGTTCGATAAAAGTCCCAACCCAGGTTTTTGTGAATTTGTGACGTCTTGAGTAACGATGGAACATTAACCGAGCTTAGGAACCGTTGTGAAATTCACCTCACCACCAAATTCGGATTGTGAGGAGAAATGGGAAGATAGCGATTCTTGGTTCCTCCCAAGCAACATGACAATCGTGTAATTCGTTTTTGTTTGCTAGGTCTTGTAGACGTAGTTaacttcttttgttttctcttttcgCCATATAGTTTGAAGTAAGTGTGGGGTTGTTTCACGACCCCGTCATGACTAACCTGCACCTCTCGTTTGGTAATGCGTCGTTTTGCAGGAAATATGGTTAACACTACCTCCAAAGGAAAAGCTGCCGCCTCCTCCTCCCAAGGCACAAAAAGAGGGCGAACACAAAACCCGCCCAAAGAGAAAAAGGGGCAAACATCTGGGAAGGGTAAGCACCCCGCGGTTGTCATCCCCCCAGCAACTAAGAGGACAACCACACCCCGTCTCTCGGGGGAAGGAGCAGAATGGTATGCGGGGTTTGACACCTCGAAGGGGTACACCCATGAACGAGCTATCAGTCGAGCCCCTCTGAAGAAGAATTTCCGGGATATCCACGACCGTATAGTTGCCATGGGCTGGACGTCGGTGTTTGAGCAACCGGGCCCAGTGAATGTCGATTTGGTCATGGAATTCTATGCTTGCATACCAAACCGCCGGATTCCAGATTCTGTGTACTTACGGCGAAATTGGGTGCCCCTAACGGCATCGACCTTGTGCGGGGCAATCGGCGTCCCGGATGTGCCCGTCGAGCCCTTACTAGAGTTCATCAAAAGGCCGGATTATAGGGCCATCCGGGAGACTCTGTGTGGAACCAACTCAAAGGCTCAATGGGCACGCTATTCGGGCCTCTTCGGAAGCATAGAAGCATGAGCATGAGCAACTTTTGTAGAGAGGCCCGAGTGTGGCTGCGCCTCCTAAATGCGCGAATAATGCCACTTGATCACTTCTCGGAGGTACAACGGGAGAGAGTATGCCTTGTGTACTTCCTGATGACGGGGCAACCGGTCAACATAGGGTATTGGGATCGCAGAATCCGCCGAGCGCGTGGCCGGGAAGTCAACACGGCTAAGTTATGGAAACACTCTCACTTCATACCTAATGCAGCTCGACACGGACTTAGCGTACTCTACTGATAGAGTACTTGATGCGCCCGTTGACCCACTCGATATCTCCAATGTCATGGCCCCAGCGAGTGTATCCGGACATCGCTTGACCCCGGCGGAGGAGAGGTCTGCCCAGTCTACCATACTAGCTCCAACTGTACTCGGGGATGATGGTTGCGAGTGAGCATTTTGATATTGATCTCACCAGGGTCTTCATTGATAACCCACACACCCCACATTCTCGGGCGTTGGTGGGCGAGCTATCTCAGCTACCCGCGGATGAGGACGAGAACTCAGCTGACCGAGTACTGACCGCGCTCGAAGATGAGGATGAGGAGGAGTCGCTGATGCAAGGCGACGACAATGAAGAGGAAGAAGACGCCGCGCCAGCTGAGGGCGCGGCTGATGATGCGGAGTTCCTCGATGAAGACGATTAGGCCCGAGTGGGCCCCAGGGAGTATTTCTTACCTCATTTGCGTTTTCTCTGatttcatatgtatacatgCATTGAGGGCAGTGCATAcctttaagtgtggggtggggaAATACGTCCCTGGTTTGTAACAACATGTTTTGAGGTTGCGGATGATGATTAGTATGCCTTAGGATTTTTTTATTAGTAGTTTTGCGTCTTagtgtcgaaaaaaaaaaaaaaaaagattttattttccttattttccttTGGTAACTTCATAAGTCCCTCATTAGTAGGCATTCATCATCCACCCCCTTTGGTTTTCTTACggcctcggttctttcccgagggggggcctttgaaccgggcataggtagattttttttttttagtcataGAAAGGGCTTTTCCTGATGACGGGTGGATGACAACACATTTCGAGGGAAAATTAGTCCTTAGGATAGGTGTATTCAAATGCTAGGTGCACGGGTTAGGTGAAGTATTGGCATAAGAGCGATCTTGAAAtcttttttttgtgaaaacatGCCGTGAAATTGTTTCACTTTTCTTGAAAGCACTTGAAATCGGTTTTTGTGACTCGTATGACCCACTTGGAATTGCTGTTTTTCATTGCCATTTGATTCGAGGGACAACCGGATCCCTCTTGCGTTaattgtgtgccatgtgtgtgtAAGGATTTTTGTTTATGTCCATGTTTGGTATTGACATCTAGAACGTGCCCTGTGTGTTCACAAAGCGAAATGAAGTTTGGCGGGACCTAGAAAGTGATAGAGGCGTTTCTTTGATTAGCCACTAAAGAGCCTAACAAGTTATCCTACCAACTTGCAAATAACACCCTAGTtaacccttttgagcctttagccttttctttgataGCAGTTAATTAGCCTTGACCCCTTCGTTCTATAAAACTCAATGTTTGATCCAAAACACTCCTGAAGCACTTTAAGCATTTACATGTATGATGGGAGTTGGGATGTGAAATAAAGAGGGACAATGGTTATTAATTGTAATCTAGGGAGACAATGGGAGCACCGAATGAAAAGAACTAATTCACTTGTTAGTTGGGaatcgaattgaaaaaaaaaaaaaaaaaaaaaaaaaaaagaaggagaaatctGAAAAAAATGTGTAGCAGAAAAGTTTTCTTTCTAACTTGTGTGACTTTTAAAGAGGGTGCTTAAACAAAGAAAACGGGTGAACTGGGAGAAATTAAAGGTTGGATGGTGTTGAATAAGGGCCAACGAAGAAATTGTGCAAGAATGATAAAAGTATATGTgttaaagtgcttagggaggttagtcactattatctaaataattccTACCCGTCCCTCGGCCCTACGTTACGGCCCTCGAAGTCCTACTTGATTCTAGGTTCGCCTTACTTGTATTAGTGGAGTGGTTACACTACGGGCAAGCATATGGTATGTCGTACATTACATGTGACGTTCTTTGTGAGAGTGAGTGCATTATTGATTTCAGGTCCATTGATTTAAACATAGGATTCTTGGTGAGATATGGACTAGTCTTTTGTGGTGAGGGCACATAACTAGCAATAGAGTGGTGAAGTATTGATTTCTTGATCATAAGACTACCTATATGCGTTAAAGTGGTGTCGTTGAGTCAACGGTTTTGAAATTCGAAATGTTTTCATTGAAAAGAAATACTTGGTGCTGAAAATGAGGCTTTTAAAACCTTTGGCATGGGTTTCGCAATCTGGGTCGCTGGTTTGTTGTTGAGAATCTCGTTTAGCCATACTAGCCGAATCCCGTTGTAGACCTGTTTGAATGAGTAGGCTGGAAGTAGAGTCTGAGGTTGGTTTGTGTCTGCTCGAGGGCGAGCAGAGTCTAAGTGGGggtggtgatatttggcacaaatatcatgttttgtgtcgTATTACAACCTCTTATTATGACTTGTATCGCCTAATTCATGAAGCAACCGTCGTATTTGAACTCATGTCgttatgttttatgtgtatAGGTACAATTGCGACAAACGATGGGAAATGTGCTTGAAATGCTTGGAAGTCGTAGCAGATGTCGATGGGCTGAGGTGACGAATCGATAACCGCGAAGGGCGAACTAAAAGGAGCGCAAGCAACTGCAGAACctcgctttccttccgcatcgcaAAAAGGATCGCGAGAAGCCCCAGAAAGTCAGGCGATCAGCCCGCATCGCGTGAAGAAAGCGGAACAATTCAACTCAGTCATCAGGTCCCGCGATCGGTCCGCATCGCGGGCCAAAAGCGAGAAGCTGCAGATCATTACGCGATCAGTCCGCATCGCGTGGGGAAAGCGGGAATCTGGAGATTTTTCCGATTAGACTAGGATTTGGATTCCTTAATAATTATTTGTTACcctagtatatatatagacaGTTGAATAGCTGAGAACGGTATTGTGGGATTATCAAAGATTTTGTAAGCCACCGTCTCCTTTGTCtctctaatttattttcatctttttatctttttcaaccctagtCTATTTATGGCTTCGTTTGTCTATGATCGAACCATGAGTGGCTAATCTCCTTacttctagggttgtggcgaaagacttgtaagatgatttgatgataatttctatgtattgattttccatattgtgggttgcttatttattcttggtttcaattgtttgattatctggccaatagttagacattATCTGTGGTGCGTGGATTGAACTTGAGAAAGAGAATTCACGtacataataagaataaatagagtttgttcgatttaatcgtttcgctactgaggatagagatataccctttagccctacttagttgaatacggtaacattaaatgcgttcttgttcttgctaatgaccatagagatatagggaTTGGAGTAACATCTACGaagcttgtgagtagttcgagagaatatcataagttataattaacccgtcaactagtaacccaggaaataaaataggtggaattgtcTGAAGATCATCTGAATTGTCGAAAGCCATaaccctagatctttctctcatctgataattcttacaatctGAGTCAAGATATCCCCAGTTCCAACAACCatccatcacaaattgtttacttttcagttttagtatAGTTCAACAAacaatcttgattttcatcttcttgaatagtttcattcGAATTTAAATTAgtttaacagtagaatctaagtctctgtgggatcgatatctggacttaacagtctatattacttgtacgaccacgtatacttgcgtgtgcgtttgggagcaacaatcccacattggtttaggcgaatcccacatcggttaatgtcagctcatatgataaggtatgatgttatgatgtgcttcggtatgtatatgtataatctatatttcaggagtaagcgggttggcattctgattattataattgttttctgtacctctgtttcgattatggctcagatttgttactatatcttctgctttgcatactcagtacatattccgtactgaccccctttcttcgggggctgcgtttcatgcccgcaggtacagacacacgtttcggtgatccgccggcgtaggatttccgttctgctgttcagagtgctccctttgttctggagccaatattttgggtatatattcttccgatgtatatgattatgttattcagggtacggcggggccctgtcccgtcatctgattctgttattctggattagaggtctgtagacataga from Lycium ferocissimum isolate CSIRO_LF1 chromosome 2, AGI_CSIRO_Lferr_CH_V1, whole genome shotgun sequence includes:
- the LOC132047417 gene encoding uncharacterized protein LOC132047417 encodes the protein MAQAGEKRLLQLHELEEFRYHAYENAKMYKERTKRIHDRRIQSRDFEPGQLVLLYNSRLKIFGGKLKSKWSGPFEVVRVTAHGAVELRRPHSDDTFLVNGQRVKHYYGIGRKMKKTDKVPSDLRDPPAMRKDRLNF